The Arthrobacter sp. OAP107 DNA segment CGCGCTGCCACGGCGTGTCCGGCGCGAAGGCATGGCCGCGCGAGGCCATCCGCGCCGAGTAGAGCCGGATGAGCTCGCCGGCGATTTCCTTGACCGCCCGGCGCGCCTTGGACTTGGTGCTGGCCCAGTCCGCGCCGCCCATCTTGCTCAGCACGGGGGTGTCGCCGCCGACGTAGCGGGTCACCTGGTCCAGCTGGTCGGTGGGGACGAACAGCCGGTCCCCCGGCGCCCCGCGTTTGGACGGCGCGTATTCGAGGACCAGGTATTCCCGGACACCGTCTCCCCCGCCAGCGACCTTTCGCTGGATGAGCTCCACGAACCGGCCGATGCCGTGCTGCTCGTGCACCACATGGTCCCCGGCCACCAGCTGCAGCGGATCCACGGCGTTCCGCCGCTTGGACGGCATGCGGCGCATGTCCTTCGTGGAGCCTGCGGAGGTGCGGCCGAGCAGGTCGGCCTCGGTCAGGAGACCGAGTTTCAGTCCGTCCAGGACAAAACCGCGTCCGACGGCGGCGGTGGTCACCTCGATGATCCCCGCCTGGGGTTCGTGGTCCAGTGTGTCCACCCGGGCGCAGGGGATGTCGGCGTCGTGGAACAGTTCGGCCAGCCGCTGCGCCGGGCCCGGGCCTTCGGTGGCCACCACGAGCCGCCACTGGTCCCGCACGTGCGAGCCGATGAAGTCCATCATTTCCGCCACGTCGCCCTGGTAACCGCGCGGTTCGCGGGCGTGGAGGTTGAGCACGTCGATGTCCGGTGTGAGTTCCTCGTCCGTGGCCAGCGACGTGATGGACCACCAGGACACCTCGTTCCCGAGCGCCGCAGAGCGGGTCTCGGCAAGCGAGCGGAAACTGGCGGAATGCAGGGCCGCCGACGCCTGCGAACTCAGGACTGTGTCCAGCGCCAAAGGCGCAACTCCGCCGTCGGAGGCCGTGGACCACGCGGCTTCCAGGAATTCCTCGTTGGTGGCCGCGAGGTCGTGGGCGCGGGTGCGGACCTTCTCCGGTTCGATGACCACCGAGATGGACCCTGCGGGCAGCTGTTCCATGAACGGGACCATGGCGTCCACGAGGACAGGCGCCAGCGATTCCATGCCTTCCACGGCAATGCCGCCGGCGATCTTCTCCAGCATGTCGGCGGCGGCGGGCAGCTGGGACTTCAGCGTCGCAGCCCGGGACATCACCGAGGGGGTGATGAGGATTTCGCGGCAGGGCGGGGCGTGGAGTTCGGTGGGGTGGTGCACGCCGGGGGCGGAGAGCGAGCGCTGGTCGGCGACGGCGAACCAGCGCATCTGGTCCACCTCGTCGCCGAAGAACTCGACCCGGATGGGGTGGTCCTCTGTGGGCGGGAAGACGTCCAGCATGCCGCCGCGGACAGCGAACTCGCCACGGCGGGTCACCATGTCCACGCGGGCGTAGGCGGCGTCTGCAAGGTTCTTGACGACACTGCTGAAGGGCGCTTCCTGGCCGACCTTCAGCGTCACAGGAACCAGGTCCCCCAAGCCGGCCACGATGGGCTGGAGCACGGCGCGCACAGGGGCCACTACCACCCGGAGCGGTCCCGCTGCGTTTTCCGGGTGCGCTGAGTCTGCGGGATGGGCCGAGTCTTCAGGATGCGCGAGGCGCCGCAGGACCGACAGGCGGCGGCCCACGGTGTCCGAACGCGGGGACAGCCGCTCGTGCGGGAGCGTTTCCCAGCTGGGGAACTCGGCCACGGCGTTGGCCGGCAGGTAGGCGCGGAGCGCGGCGGCAAGGTCCTCGGCCTCACGGCCCGTAGCGGTCACGGCCAGGACAACACCCGGCGCGGCGTGGTCAGCGCTGGCATCACCGTCTCCCGCAGCGTTCAGCAGGCCGTCCGCCATCTCGGCGAGGAGCACGGGCCGCAGGCCCGCCGGGGCGCTGATCTGGTAGTCCTCGCTGCGGATGCTGAAGCTACGCCCGGCCTCGGCCTGCACCCGGGCGAACGTCTTGTCCGCGTGAAGGACGCGGCGCAGGCCGTTGAGTGGCAGTCCATTGGACGGCAGGCCAGTGGAGGGCTGGCCTTTGGGGCTCTGGCCTTTGGAGCTCATGGGCAGGATCTCCTGGAAATCTCATCGGAACGCAGGCAACACGAAAAGCCGAGATTCTCGCGAATGCCGGGGCTTCCAGCCTACCCCTGCAGGCATGGACGCGGCATCCGGGTCCCGGATGCTGCATTGCTAAGCTTGCTGAGCAGGTGAATTCGGCAGAGCCCGATATCCAGCACAGCCCGATGTCCAGCGCAGCCGTGCCGCCGCCCCAAGGAGACTCCCATGAGCGACCAGACCGGAAATGACAGCAGCACCGATGCCCGAACGGTGCTGGTCACGGGCGCCACAGGCTACATCGGCGGCCGGCTGGTTCCCCGGCTGCTCGACGCCGGGCACCGCGTCAAGGTGCTGGTCAGGTCCCCCGAGAAAATCGCCGGCGTGCCGTGGTTCGACGACGTAGAGGTGGTCAAAAGCAGCCTCGACGACGCAGCGGCCCTGGAGAAAGCCCTGCAGGGCGTGGACGTGCTGTACTACCTGGTCCACTCCATGGCGGCAGGCTCCGGTTTTGAGGCCAAAGAAAAGGCCATGGTCGAGCTTGTGACCGGTGCCGCCGCGGCAGCCGCGGTCCGGCGGATCGTCTATCTGGGCGGCCTGCACCCGCGCAACACGGCGCTCTCAACGCACATGCGCTCCCGTGAAGCGGTGGGGGCGGTATTCCTCTCCGGCCCGGTGGACGCCATCGTGTTCCAGGCCGGGGTGGTGATCGGTTCCGGCTCGGCGTCCTTCGAAATGATCCGCCACCTGGCCGAAACCCTGCCCCTCATGCCGGCGCCCAGCTGGGTCCGCAACCGGATCGAAGCCATCGCCGTCCGCGACGTGCTCCATTACCTCGTCGGGGCGGCATCGCTGCCGGAACCGCTCAACCGCACCTTCGACATCGGCTCCCGGGATGTCCTGACGTACGCGGGCATGATGAAGGAGTACGCGGCAGAGGCGGGCCTGCCGCCGCGCCCGGTCCTGGCACTGCCGGTGCCGGCACCCCGGCTGGCCGGATTGTGGGTGGCCCTGGTGACCCCCATTCCGCTGTCCATGTCCGTGCCGCTGGTCCAGTCCCTGCAGCACGACGCGGTCTCCGCCGAACACGAGATCGACAACTACATCAAACAGCCCGACGGCGGCCTGACCGGCTACCGCAGGGCCGTCGCCCTGGCACTCGGCAAGGAACGTGACGGACAGGTCGAAACCACCTGGGCCAATGCCGGCGCCGATGCCGACCCGCTGCCGAGCGACCCCGGCTGGGCCGGGCACCGGGTGTACGTCGACGAGCGGACTTTTGCCAGCGATGTGGACCCGTCGCACGTGTGGACGATCATCGAGGGTATCGGCGGCCGCAACGGCTGGTACTCGCTCCCGCTGGCGTGGAGCGTCCGCGGCTGGCTGGACAAGCTCTCGGGCGGAGCGGGCCTGCTCCGCGGCCGGCGGCATCCGCACCATCTGGTGTCCGGTGAGGTGGTGGACTGGTGGCGCGTGGAGCGGATCGAACGCGGCCGTTTGCTCCGGCTGCGGGCCGAAATGCGCGCCCCGGGACGCGCATGGCTGGAGCTCTGCGTGGAGCCCGACGGCACAGGGAGCCGGTACCGCCAGCGTGCGATTTTCTTCCCCAAAGGACTCAGCGGGCGGCTCTACTGGCTTGCCGTTCTGCCGTTCCACAGCATCATCTTCCCGGCCATGTCCCGCAACATTACCGCGGCGGCCCGGAGGCTGTCCGCCGAGGAGAAATCCGGCGTCGCAGAGCACAGTGCCGGACGTCCCGGTGCCGGGGAAGCACGGCCAACCCCGTAGGATGTGGTGAGCAAAAAGCGTTCTGACCCCACAACGACGGAGGATCAATGGCACTGAGTGCTTCCACCACCCTTCCCCACGGCGTCGACAGCGTCACCGCAGTCTTCGCGAACGAGGACTTCCAGCGCCACACCAGCGAGTACGTCGGCGGCAGCCTCGAGTCCTTCACGGTGGCGGGCGACATCGCCGGAGAGTTCAGCACCACGTCCGTGCGCACGCTTCCCACGACCCGCCTGCCGGAAATCGCCCGGAAGTTTGTCGGCGAGAGCCTCAAGGTGACCCAGACCGAAAACTGGGAGGCTCCGGCCGCCGACGGTTCGCGCCAAAGCACCATCTCCCTGAAGATTGCCGGCGCGCCGATCGACGTGTCCGCGGTCCAGCGTCTCGTTGCCGAGGGCGGCAGCACGCGGATTGAACTCGAAGGCAACGTCACGTCCTCCGTACCGTTCCTGGGCGGCAAGATCGCCGACGCCGCCGAGCCCATGGTGGGCAAGGCACTGAACATCCAGTCCCAGCAGGCCCAGGCCTGGCTCGAAAGCCACTGATCCCGTGGACGTCCCTGCCTTCATTGCGCTGGTCCTGATCGTTTCGGGCGTGTGGTCCCTGGTCGTGTGGCCGCAGTTCCTGCGCCGCGTCATGAAGGACCCGCGGGCACGGGACGCCGCCGGCAAGGCCACGAAGTTCCTCACCGTCCACGTGGTCCTGGTGACGGTATCCATGGTGCTGGGCGCCGCCACCGCCGCAATCGGAATCGCGGCGCTCGTCAGCTGATGCGCGTGTGACGGCTCCGCTGGGTGAGTTGCCGGAACCCGGTTTCGACAAGCTCAACCAGCGGAGCCGTAGCAGTCAGATAAGCTGGGTATTCAAGGTGCGCCGGGAAGTCTGGTCGGCAAGACGTTAGCCGATCCCTCGCGAGGAGCTCAAATGCCCAAGCCGTCCCGCCCTTCCAGGAAATTTCCCTCCCGGAAATTCCCGGTCTTCAGCCGCTCCACCTATCCCGAGTACCTCCGCATTGCCGCGATCCTCCGGACAGAAACAGTCGGCGGCGCACTCCTCCTGGTCGCCACGGCGGCCGCGCTGATCTGGGCCAACTCCCCCGCCGCGGATGCCTACTTTGGGTTGCGGGACCTCAAACTGGGCTATGAGCCCTGGCACCTGCAGCTGAGCGTCGGGCACTGGGCTTCCGACGGACTGCTCTCACTGTTCTTCTTCATCGCCGGCCTGGAGCTCAAGCGCGAGTTTGTCTCCGGCGACCTGCGCCGGCCCTCACGGGCGGTGGTCCCGGTAACAGCCGCGGTGGGCGGCGTTGCCCTGCCGGCCGTCATCTACTCCGTCATCGCCTGGAACCAGGGGGCCGAGGCCCTGAGGGGGTGGGCGATCCCGACGGCCACAGACATTGCTTTCGCGCTGGCGGTGCTCGCCGTCATCAACACCCACCTCCCATCGGCCCTAAGGACGTTCCTGCTCACCCTGGCCGTGGTTGATGACCTGATCGCCATCGGCATCATCGCGTTCTTCTACTCCTCCGGGCTCCAGCCGGCCCTGCTGCTCGCGGCCCTTGTCCCGCTGGCCGTTTTCGCCTGGCTGGTGCAGAAACGGGTCACCCGCTGGTACCTGCTCCTGCCGCTGGCTGCTGCCAC contains these protein-coding regions:
- the mfd gene encoding transcription-repair coupling factor, with the protein product MSSKGQSPKGQPSTGLPSNGLPLNGLRRVLHADKTFARVQAEAGRSFSIRSEDYQISAPAGLRPVLLAEMADGLLNAAGDGDASADHAAPGVVLAVTATGREAEDLAAALRAYLPANAVAEFPSWETLPHERLSPRSDTVGRRLSVLRRLAHPEDSAHPADSAHPENAAGPLRVVVAPVRAVLQPIVAGLGDLVPVTLKVGQEAPFSSVVKNLADAAYARVDMVTRRGEFAVRGGMLDVFPPTEDHPIRVEFFGDEVDQMRWFAVADQRSLSAPGVHHPTELHAPPCREILITPSVMSRAATLKSQLPAAADMLEKIAGGIAVEGMESLAPVLVDAMVPFMEQLPAGSISVVIEPEKVRTRAHDLAATNEEFLEAAWSTASDGGVAPLALDTVLSSQASAALHSASFRSLAETRSAALGNEVSWWSITSLATDEELTPDIDVLNLHAREPRGYQGDVAEMMDFIGSHVRDQWRLVVATEGPGPAQRLAELFHDADIPCARVDTLDHEPQAGIIEVTTAAVGRGFVLDGLKLGLLTEADLLGRTSAGSTKDMRRMPSKRRNAVDPLQLVAGDHVVHEQHGIGRFVELIQRKVAGGGDGVREYLVLEYAPSKRGAPGDRLFVPTDQLDQVTRYVGGDTPVLSKMGGADWASTKSKARRAVKEIAGELIRLYSARMASRGHAFAPDTPWQRELEEAFPYVETPDQLTTINEVKADMEREIPMDRLVSGDVGYGKTEIAVRAAFKAVQDGKQVAVLVPTTLLAQQHYETFTERFSGFPLRVKPLSRFQAAKEAKETVEGVKNGSVDVVIGTHRLLSKDFEFKDLGLVIVDEEQRFGVEHKEALKKMRTNVDVLAMSATPIPRTLEMSLTGIRETSTLATPPEERHPVLTYVGPYTDKQTSAAIRRELMREGQVFFVHNRVSTIEKTAAKIRELVPEARVEVAHGKMSESRLEQIIVDFWEKRFDVLVCTTIIETGLDISNANTLIVDGADKYGLSQLHQLRGRVGRGRERAYAYFLYPSEKPLGEVALERLKAVATHNELGAGMQLAMKDLEIRGAGNLLGGEQSGHIQGVGFDLYIRLVGEAVAEYRGEAEEKAAEMKIELPVNAHLPHDYVPGERLRLEAYRKLASAVTNEAIDEVLAELVDRYGEPPLPAQNLVAVARFRVGAREAGLSDVALQGNFIRFSPAQLPESKTMRLNRMYPGAQSKPALDAVLIPKPKTARIGGRDLQDAEILEWADGVIRNIFSDAPVPLEATKG
- a CDS encoding SDR family oxidoreductase codes for the protein MSDQTGNDSSTDARTVLVTGATGYIGGRLVPRLLDAGHRVKVLVRSPEKIAGVPWFDDVEVVKSSLDDAAALEKALQGVDVLYYLVHSMAAGSGFEAKEKAMVELVTGAAAAAAVRRIVYLGGLHPRNTALSTHMRSREAVGAVFLSGPVDAIVFQAGVVIGSGSASFEMIRHLAETLPLMPAPSWVRNRIEAIAVRDVLHYLVGAASLPEPLNRTFDIGSRDVLTYAGMMKEYAAEAGLPPRPVLALPVPAPRLAGLWVALVTPIPLSMSVPLVQSLQHDAVSAEHEIDNYIKQPDGGLTGYRRAVALALGKERDGQVETTWANAGADADPLPSDPGWAGHRVYVDERTFASDVDPSHVWTIIEGIGGRNGWYSLPLAWSVRGWLDKLSGGAGLLRGRRHPHHLVSGEVVDWWRVERIERGRLLRLRAEMRAPGRAWLELCVEPDGTGSRYRQRAIFFPKGLSGRLYWLAVLPFHSIIFPAMSRNITAAARRLSAEEKSGVAEHSAGRPGAGEARPTP
- a CDS encoding DUF2505 domain-containing protein, whose product is MALSASTTLPHGVDSVTAVFANEDFQRHTSEYVGGSLESFTVAGDIAGEFSTTSVRTLPTTRLPEIARKFVGESLKVTQTENWEAPAADGSRQSTISLKIAGAPIDVSAVQRLVAEGGSTRIELEGNVTSSVPFLGGKIADAAEPMVGKALNIQSQQAQAWLESH
- a CDS encoding SCO4848 family membrane protein, yielding MDVPAFIALVLIVSGVWSLVVWPQFLRRVMKDPRARDAAGKATKFLTVHVVLVTVSMVLGAATAAIGIAALVS
- the nhaA gene encoding Na+/H+ antiporter NhaA, with the translated sequence MPKPSRPSRKFPSRKFPVFSRSTYPEYLRIAAILRTETVGGALLLVATAAALIWANSPAADAYFGLRDLKLGYEPWHLQLSVGHWASDGLLSLFFFIAGLELKREFVSGDLRRPSRAVVPVTAAVGGVALPAVIYSVIAWNQGAEALRGWAIPTATDIAFALAVLAVINTHLPSALRTFLLTLAVVDDLIAIGIIAFFYSSGLQPALLLAALVPLAVFAWLVQKRVTRWYLLLPLAAATWGLVHASGIHATVAGVLLGFTVPVAASRRDRHPGSNADRSITPGGGTHDSGSTGMAERLEHRLRPLSAGFAVPVFAFFSAGVAFGGASGLASALADPVAVGIVTALVVGKAVGVFGATFLVTKTTRAQLDDGLKWVDVAGLSLLAGVGFTVSLLIAELSFGSGSAHDDHAKVAILAGSLTAAVLAAVVLKARNRHYRLLEAEETRDDDGDGVPDVFERSEQDR